In Thermotoga sp. KOL6, one genomic interval encodes:
- the porC gene encoding pyruvate synthase subunit PorC produces MPVAKKYFEIRWHGRAGQGAKSASQMLAEAALEAGKYVQAFPEYGAERTGAPMRAFNRIGDEYIRVRSAIENPDVVVVIDETLLSPTIVEGLSEDGILLVNTVKDFDFVRQKTGFNGKICIVDATDIALQEIKRGIPNTPMLGALVKVTGIVPLEVIEKRIEKMFGKKFAAEIVEANKRALRRGYEEVKCSE; encoded by the coding sequence ATGCCCGTCGCGAAGAAATATTTTGAAATTCGATGGCATGGAAGAGCCGGGCAAGGAGCAAAGAGTGCTTCTCAAATGTTAGCAGAAGCAGCATTAGAAGCAGGAAAATATGTTCAGGCTTTTCCGGAATATGGAGCTGAGAGGACGGGTGCTCCCATGCGAGCTTTCAACAGGATAGGCGATGAGTACATCAGAGTGAGATCTGCTATAGAAAATCCTGATGTCGTTGTAGTAATAGATGAAACTCTTCTCTCGCCCACCATCGTTGAGGGCTTATCCGAAGATGGCATTCTTCTTGTCAACACTGTAAAAGACTTCGATTTCGTCCGACAGAAAACAGGATTCAACGGAAAGATCTGCATAGTTGATGCTACAGATATTGCTCTACAAGAAATAAAACGCGGTATTCCCAACACTCCGATGTTGGGAGCTCTAGTCAAAGTAACCGGAATCGTTCCACTCGAAGTGATCGAGAAAAGAATAGAAAAGATGTTCGGAAAGAAATTCGCAGCCGAAATTGTTGAAGCCAACAAAAGGGCTCTGAGGCGGGGTTACGAAGAAGTTAAATGTTCAGAATGA
- the nuoF gene encoding NADH-quinone oxidoreductase subunit NuoF, whose product MPLTTNTILICAGGACISAGEKSVKDSFEEELKKYSLSEVVRVIETGCMGACTLGPIAVIYPEGVFYQKLTPEAAKEIVEEHILKGRIVEKYLYRAPEGKPVPRVHEEVPFFKKQVKIVTRNLGVIDPTKIEEYIARDGYFALAKALQMKPEEVIKEIKESGLRGRGGAGFPTGLKWEFAAKQKAEKKFVVCNADEGDPGAFMDRSILEGDPHAVIEGMTIAAYAIGAQKGFVYVRAEYPLAIERLGIALKQAREYGFLGENIMGTDFSFDIEIRIGAGAFVCGEETALMASIEGERGQPRVKPPYPVEKGLWGYPTVINNVETLANVPWIIRNGAKEFRKYGTENSPGTKVFALAGKVKNTGLVEVPMGITLRELIYEIGGGIAKDKRLKAIQTGGPSGGCIPAEYIDTPVDFESLQKLGAIMGSGGMIVMDEDDCMVDVARFFLEFTVEESCGKCTPCREGTKKMLEILEKIVSGEGTEEDIEELEKLANVVKDTSLCGLGQTAPNPVLSTLRYFKDEYLAHVREKKCPAKKCKALISYVIDPEKCVGCTACARVCPVQCISGSVRQPHVIDQAECVKCGSCIEVCRFGAISKVSPAVSVEEAIE is encoded by the coding sequence GTGCCACTCACAACGAATACGATTCTCATTTGTGCGGGAGGAGCATGTATTTCTGCTGGTGAAAAGAGTGTGAAAGATTCTTTCGAAGAGGAACTGAAAAAGTACAGCCTCAGTGAGGTTGTGAGGGTTATAGAAACTGGTTGTATGGGAGCGTGTACTCTAGGTCCCATCGCCGTGATATATCCAGAAGGTGTGTTCTACCAAAAACTTACGCCGGAGGCTGCAAAAGAGATTGTAGAGGAACACATTCTGAAAGGAAGAATTGTGGAAAAATATCTTTATCGTGCTCCTGAGGGTAAACCCGTTCCCAGAGTTCACGAAGAGGTTCCCTTCTTTAAAAAACAAGTGAAAATAGTCACAAGAAATCTTGGAGTCATAGATCCCACGAAGATAGAGGAATACATAGCGAGAGATGGGTATTTCGCGCTTGCTAAAGCTCTTCAAATGAAACCAGAAGAAGTGATAAAGGAAATCAAAGAAAGTGGTCTCAGGGGAAGAGGTGGCGCAGGTTTCCCAACAGGGCTGAAATGGGAATTTGCCGCCAAACAAAAAGCAGAGAAAAAATTTGTGGTGTGTAATGCTGACGAAGGAGATCCAGGAGCGTTCATGGACAGATCTATCCTCGAGGGAGATCCTCACGCAGTTATAGAAGGTATGACGATCGCTGCTTACGCCATAGGTGCCCAGAAAGGTTTCGTTTATGTGAGGGCAGAGTATCCTCTCGCTATCGAAAGGCTCGGCATAGCTTTGAAGCAAGCTAGGGAATACGGTTTCTTGGGAGAGAACATAATGGGCACAGATTTTTCCTTCGACATCGAAATAAGAATCGGAGCGGGAGCGTTCGTCTGTGGTGAAGAAACTGCTTTAATGGCCTCGATAGAAGGTGAACGAGGGCAACCTAGGGTGAAGCCACCGTATCCTGTCGAAAAGGGTCTTTGGGGATATCCAACAGTCATCAACAACGTGGAAACGCTCGCGAACGTTCCATGGATTATCAGAAATGGGGCAAAAGAGTTTAGAAAATATGGAACTGAGAACTCCCCAGGCACAAAAGTGTTTGCTCTTGCCGGTAAGGTGAAGAACACAGGTCTTGTAGAAGTTCCAATGGGTATCACACTCAGAGAGTTGATTTACGAGATAGGAGGAGGAATCGCCAAGGATAAAAGGCTCAAAGCGATTCAAACAGGGGGGCCAAGTGGAGGATGTATACCCGCTGAATACATAGACACACCCGTTGATTTCGAATCACTGCAGAAACTTGGTGCAATCATGGGATCCGGTGGTATGATCGTGATGGATGAAGATGATTGTATGGTCGATGTCGCTAGATTTTTCCTCGAGTTCACCGTAGAAGAATCCTGTGGAAAGTGTACTCCTTGTAGGGAAGGTACAAAAAAGATGCTCGAGATACTCGAAAAGATCGTAAGCGGTGAAGGAACAGAAGAGGATATAGAAGAACTGGAAAAGCTTGCAAATGTGGTGAAAGATACTTCTCTCTGTGGACTTGGACAAACTGCTCCCAATCCTGTTCTCTCTACTCTCAGGTATTTCAAAGATGAATACCTTGCACACGTGAGAGAGAAGAAGTGCCCAGCAAAGAAATGTAAGGCCCTGATAAGCTATGTGATAGATCCGGAAAAGTGTGTTGGCTGTACCGCTTGTGCTAGAGTCTGTCCAGTCCAGTGTATCAGTGGTAGTGTAAGGCAGCCTCACGTTATAGATCAGGCTGAATGTGTCAAATGTGGTAGTTGTATCGAAGTTTGTAGATTCGGTGCGATCAGCAAAGTATCTCCTGCCGTATCTGTGGAGGAGGCGATAGAATGA
- the mutL gene encoding DNA mismatch repair endonuclease MutL, which yields MRIKRLPEKLIRKIAAGEVIHNPSFVLKELVENSLDAGATEVFVEIEKGGKSLVIVSDNGVGMSKEEVLLAIEPHTTSKISSEDDLYRIKTYGFRGEALSSIVQVSRTRIITRTENDIFATQVLIEGGKVKEVSRTHRNRGTTVEVRDIFFNVPVRRKTLKSSAIERRMCREMFERMALPRNDVNFTFVSDGKIELSFPATKDFFERPLLILDDLRKGHIVIEEELPEFAIKGVISTKEVTRPNKTGEFFYVNRRYVISEELHEVLMKVYDLPKRRYPVVVLFLEISPEKLDINVHPSKITVKFLEEEKVKRTLEEVLRKNLAKQWYRVITYEEISKKTMNVSESPSYRWFLIKKKYAVVEMEDGVLFVDLHALHERIIYEDIMTKKIWETRTLRKEISVNVTDQEKEDLERLGFSFEVKDGKLMVVGAPAFLTEDILEDFFKEFSHGETEKLKEKIALAACKLAIKSGKFDEDTATKLLDVYFKKRYTNCPHGRPISFKISYSELDRFFDR from the coding sequence TTGAGGATAAAGAGACTTCCTGAGAAGCTGATAAGGAAAATTGCTGCCGGTGAGGTGATTCACAATCCATCTTTCGTCCTGAAAGAACTTGTTGAAAACAGTTTAGACGCGGGTGCTACTGAAGTTTTTGTTGAAATAGAAAAAGGCGGAAAAAGCCTTGTTATTGTCTCTGACAATGGAGTAGGTATGAGCAAAGAGGAAGTGCTTCTTGCGATAGAGCCTCATACAACAAGCAAAATATCAAGTGAAGATGATCTCTACAGGATAAAAACTTACGGCTTTAGGGGAGAAGCGCTTTCTTCAATTGTGCAGGTGAGCAGAACAAGGATTATTACAAGAACCGAGAACGACATTTTTGCAACGCAGGTTCTAATTGAAGGTGGAAAAGTGAAAGAAGTTTCCAGAACTCACAGAAACAGAGGTACTACGGTGGAGGTAAGGGATATCTTTTTCAATGTACCAGTACGAAGAAAAACTTTGAAATCCAGTGCGATAGAACGTAGAATGTGTCGTGAAATGTTTGAAAGGATGGCTCTTCCGAGAAATGATGTGAATTTTACCTTTGTTTCCGATGGGAAGATCGAGCTTTCTTTTCCCGCGACGAAGGACTTTTTCGAAAGACCTCTTCTAATACTTGATGATTTGAGAAAGGGGCACATTGTTATCGAAGAAGAGTTACCTGAATTCGCGATAAAAGGAGTCATCTCAACAAAGGAAGTGACCAGACCCAACAAAACAGGAGAGTTTTTCTATGTGAACAGGCGTTACGTGATATCCGAAGAACTTCATGAAGTACTTATGAAGGTATACGATCTTCCGAAAAGGAGATACCCTGTTGTAGTTTTGTTCCTAGAAATCAGTCCCGAAAAGCTCGACATCAATGTTCATCCATCCAAGATTACAGTTAAATTTCTGGAAGAAGAAAAGGTCAAGAGAACTTTGGAAGAAGTGTTGAGAAAGAATCTTGCAAAGCAGTGGTATAGAGTCATTACTTACGAGGAAATCTCCAAAAAAACGATGAATGTATCAGAATCCCCTTCTTACAGGTGGTTTCTCATCAAGAAAAAGTATGCTGTTGTCGAGATGGAAGATGGTGTTCTTTTTGTGGATCTACATGCTTTGCACGAAAGAATCATTTACGAAGATATCATGACCAAGAAAATCTGGGAAACGAGAACGCTACGTAAAGAGATCTCCGTAAATGTTACTGATCAAGAAAAAGAAGATTTAGAAAGGTTGGGATTCTCTTTCGAAGTGAAGGATGGAAAGCTGATGGTTGTAGGGGCACCGGCATTCCTAACCGAAGATATCTTGGAAGACTTTTTCAAAGAATTTTCTCATGGTGAAACAGAAAAGCTGAAAGAAAAAATAGCCCTCGCTGCCTGTAAGCTTGCAATCAAATCCGGAAAATTCGATGAAGATACGGCAACAAAGCTTTTGGATGTTTATTTCAAGAAAAGGTACACAAATTGTCCTCATGGTAGGCCGATTTCTTTCAAGATAAGTTACAGTGAGCTCGATAGATTCTTCGATCGCTAG
- the porD gene encoding pyruvate synthase subunit PorD has product MSLKSWKEIPIGGVIDKPGTAREYKTGTWRVMRPILHKEKCIDCMFCWLYCPDQAVVQEGGIMKGFDYEYCKGCGLCANVCPKQAIEMRPETEFLGEEG; this is encoded by the coding sequence ATGTCACTTAAAAGTTGGAAAGAGATTCCTATAGGAGGCGTGATTGACAAACCTGGAACTGCAAGAGAGTACAAAACTGGTACATGGCGAGTAATGAGACCGATCCTTCACAAAGAAAAATGTATAGATTGTATGTTTTGCTGGCTTTACTGTCCCGATCAAGCGGTTGTGCAAGAGGGTGGAATAATGAAAGGATTCGATTATGAATATTGTAAAGGATGCGGTTTGTGTGCAAATGTTTGTCCCAAACAGGCTATAGAAATGAGGCCCGAGACCGAGTTCTTGGGTGAGGAGGGATAA
- a CDS encoding DUF190 domain-containing protein, which translates to MKLLKIYLGEKDKYSGKPLFEFIVKRAYELGMKGVTVYRGVMGFGHKRHIHRSDFFSLSPDLPIIIEIVDSEEKIHVFIKEIENVEFDGLVFTADVDVIRMG; encoded by the coding sequence GTGAAACTTTTGAAGATCTACTTAGGAGAAAAAGATAAATATAGTGGTAAACCACTCTTTGAATTCATCGTGAAACGTGCATACGAGCTTGGAATGAAGGGTGTGACAGTTTACAGGGGAGTGATGGGATTCGGCCATAAAAGGCACATACACAGAAGCGATTTTTTCAGTTTGTCGCCTGATCTGCCAATAATCATTGAAATTGTCGACAGTGAAGAGAAAATACACGTTTTCATAAAAGAGATTGAAAACGTGGAATTCGACGGACTCGTTTTTACAGCTGATGTGGATGTCATCAGGATGGGCTAG
- the porA gene encoding pyruvate synthase subunit PorA translates to MERVVEKVAVTGAEAVANAMRQIEPDVVAAYPITPQTPIVEYFARFVADGVVRTEMIPVESEHSAMSAVVGAAAAGARAMTATSANGLALMHEIVYIAASYRLPIVMPVVNRALSGPINIHCDHSDAMAERDSGWIQFFVETNQEAYDLTILAVRLAEHEDVRLPVMVNLDGFILSHGVEPVEFYPDELVKKFVGELKPLYPLLDTEHPVTWGPLDLYDYYFEHKRQQIEAMENAKKVFPEIAKEFEETFGRKYWFVEPYKLDDAEHVMVALGSTNSTIKYVVDELREEGHKVGALKIWMFRPFPKEEIQELLNGRKSVVVLDRSVSFGAEAPLYEAVKSSLYEVAARPMLGSYVYGLGGRDIKPEHIRKAFEDAINGNLIADEQRYLGLRE, encoded by the coding sequence ATGGAAAGAGTAGTTGAGAAAGTAGCCGTTACCGGTGCGGAAGCTGTTGCAAATGCAATGAGACAGATAGAACCTGATGTTGTTGCCGCGTATCCCATAACCCCTCAAACACCGATCGTTGAGTATTTTGCCAGATTTGTCGCTGATGGAGTTGTCAGAACTGAAATGATCCCAGTTGAAAGTGAACATAGTGCAATGAGCGCTGTTGTGGGTGCGGCAGCCGCTGGAGCGAGAGCCATGACCGCAACAAGTGCAAATGGGCTTGCCTTAATGCACGAGATAGTTTATATAGCAGCATCTTACAGGCTCCCTATCGTGATGCCCGTTGTGAATAGGGCACTCAGCGGGCCTATAAATATTCACTGCGATCATAGTGATGCTATGGCAGAGAGAGACTCCGGATGGATCCAATTTTTTGTCGAGACGAACCAAGAGGCATACGATCTCACCATTCTCGCTGTTAGACTTGCAGAACACGAGGATGTGAGATTACCCGTCATGGTCAATCTCGACGGTTTCATACTCTCACACGGCGTGGAACCTGTAGAGTTCTATCCCGATGAACTGGTGAAAAAATTCGTTGGAGAGCTGAAACCGTTGTATCCTCTTCTGGACACAGAGCATCCAGTCACCTGGGGTCCACTTGACCTTTACGACTACTATTTCGAACACAAAAGACAACAGATCGAAGCCATGGAAAACGCAAAAAAGGTGTTCCCGGAAATAGCAAAGGAATTCGAAGAAACGTTCGGAAGAAAATACTGGTTCGTTGAACCTTATAAACTCGACGATGCAGAACACGTGATGGTTGCACTCGGTTCAACGAACAGTACGATAAAGTATGTAGTCGACGAGCTCAGAGAGGAAGGACACAAAGTTGGTGCACTGAAGATTTGGATGTTTAGACCTTTCCCGAAAGAAGAGATCCAAGAACTTCTAAATGGCAGAAAGAGCGTGGTCGTTCTCGATAGATCCGTTTCCTTTGGAGCAGAAGCACCACTCTACGAAGCAGTTAAATCCTCATTGTACGAAGTTGCAGCAAGGCCAATGCTTGGATCCTACGTGTATGGTCTTGGTGGAAGAGATATAAAACCAGAACATATAAGAAAGGCTTTCGAAGACGCGATCAATGGCAATCTCATTGCGGATGAACAAAGATATCTTGGTCTCAGAGAATGA
- a CDS encoding ferredoxin, giving the protein MGKVKSLEELMKIKEQALKDLQLRGETGKRGKITVAMGTCGIAAGAKETLKAIVEALNEFNINDVAVVQSGCMGLCEVEPTVEVRLEGQEPVVYGRVTPENARRIVQMHIVEGRVVEDLVVRRGEA; this is encoded by the coding sequence ATGGGTAAGGTTAAAAGTTTGGAAGAGCTCATGAAGATAAAAGAACAAGCCCTCAAAGATCTTCAGCTGCGAGGAGAAACCGGTAAAAGAGGCAAAATTACCGTTGCAATGGGTACTTGTGGAATTGCAGCGGGTGCGAAAGAAACACTGAAGGCAATCGTTGAGGCGCTCAACGAGTTCAACATAAACGATGTGGCTGTTGTGCAATCTGGTTGCATGGGACTTTGTGAAGTGGAGCCCACAGTGGAAGTGAGGCTGGAAGGTCAGGAACCTGTTGTCTACGGTAGAGTAACTCCAGAGAACGCCAGAAGAATTGTACAAATGCACATAGTTGAAGGAAGGGTAGTTGAAGACCTGGTTGTCAGAAGAGGAGAAGCTTGA
- a CDS encoding NAD(P)H-dependent oxidoreductase subunit E produces MIKTKEELFKELEEFIEENGYKGKKDVLIQVLHKAQELFGYLPADVLEFISDKLDVPLSKIYGVVTFYNFFSTKPKGRHQIKVCLGTACYVKGADKIFERFLEELKVDPDEPTSDGMFSVHGVRCLGACSMAPVVMVDEDDFYGRVTPDMVPQIISKYKREG; encoded by the coding sequence TTGATCAAAACAAAAGAAGAACTTTTCAAAGAGTTGGAGGAATTTATAGAAGAAAATGGCTACAAAGGGAAGAAAGATGTATTGATACAGGTGTTGCACAAAGCTCAGGAATTGTTCGGTTATCTCCCTGCAGACGTGCTCGAGTTCATCTCTGACAAGCTCGATGTACCACTTTCGAAAATTTATGGAGTGGTCACCTTCTACAACTTCTTTTCTACAAAACCAAAAGGGAGGCATCAGATCAAAGTTTGTCTTGGTACCGCCTGTTATGTAAAAGGAGCCGACAAAATATTCGAAAGGTTTCTCGAGGAGTTGAAAGTCGACCCAGATGAACCCACAAGTGATGGTATGTTTTCTGTCCATGGTGTGAGATGTCTTGGAGCATGCAGTATGGCACCGGTTGTCATGGTAGACGAAGATGACTTTTACGGGAGGGTTACGCCCGACATGGTACCTCAAATCATCAGTAAGTATAAGCGGGAGGGATGA
- a CDS encoding thiamine pyrophosphate-dependent enzyme, giving the protein MPVNIKQLAQEFDKKEIGITQGHRLCPGCGAPITVKFVMMVARHLGYEPVVGLATGCLEVSTTIYPYTAWSVPYIHNAFENVAATMSGVETAYRSLKNKGKIPEDKKYAFIAFGGDGGTYDIGLQSLSGMVERGHKVLYVLYDNEGYMNTGNQRSGSTPPGSDTTTAPVGKKLPGKVQLKKNIVEIVAAHENVYAATASLSDPMDFFTKVEKALNFDGPSFLAVFSPCVRFWRVSEDKTVEISKLAVETKYWPLYEVERGVYRVTRKPRQFKPVEEFIKAQGRFRKLLSRPDANEIIAELQEYLDRRWERLLALEEATKDKPIR; this is encoded by the coding sequence ATGCCTGTTAATATAAAGCAACTGGCTCAAGAGTTCGATAAAAAAGAGATAGGAATCACACAAGGCCATAGGCTGTGCCCAGGTTGTGGAGCTCCCATCACAGTGAAATTCGTCATGATGGTAGCAAGGCATTTGGGATACGAACCGGTTGTTGGCTTGGCCACAGGGTGTCTCGAAGTTTCCACAACAATCTACCCTTACACCGCCTGGAGCGTTCCTTACATTCATAACGCCTTCGAAAACGTCGCAGCAACTATGAGTGGTGTAGAAACAGCCTACAGATCTCTCAAGAACAAAGGGAAGATTCCTGAAGACAAAAAATACGCTTTCATTGCTTTCGGTGGAGATGGTGGAACGTACGATATAGGTCTTCAGTCTCTCTCTGGAATGGTGGAAAGAGGTCACAAAGTACTTTACGTTCTCTACGACAACGAAGGCTACATGAACACGGGAAACCAGAGATCAGGTTCCACACCTCCAGGTTCAGACACCACAACGGCTCCTGTTGGAAAGAAACTCCCTGGTAAGGTTCAACTCAAAAAGAATATAGTGGAAATAGTTGCAGCTCATGAAAATGTTTACGCTGCAACTGCATCTCTTTCTGATCCAATGGATTTCTTCACCAAAGTAGAAAAAGCACTCAATTTCGATGGACCATCGTTCTTAGCGGTCTTTTCACCGTGCGTTAGGTTCTGGAGGGTGAGCGAAGATAAAACGGTGGAAATTTCTAAGCTCGCCGTTGAAACGAAATACTGGCCACTCTACGAAGTGGAAAGAGGAGTTTACAGAGTTACCAGAAAACCAAGACAATTCAAGCCCGTTGAGGAATTCATCAAGGCTCAGGGAAGATTCAGGAAACTTCTCTCGAGACCAGATGCAAACGAGATAATCGCAGAGCTTCAAGAGTATCTCGATAGAAGATGGGAGAGATTACTGGCTCTCGAAGAAGCCACGAAGGATAAACCAATCAGATGA
- a CDS encoding MBL fold metallo-hydrolase, whose amino-acid sequence MLENEILYDDGQHKFFFLGWEEKEEEIVQTNQYLILDGDEGVLLDPGGAHVFPRVMSNVAEITDLSKIRHIFYTHQDPDVTSGILLWLSICEKAKIYISSLWVRFLPHFGIFDQRRIVPIPDSGTRIRLSSGRELEVLPAHFLHSTGNFVLYDPVSKVLFSGDIGAAVFEKGKRYRYVDDFEKHVPLMETFHRRYMSSNIACRRWVEMVSKRPIEIIAPQHGAVFRGETVKKFLEWFRNLKCGVDIIDSFYM is encoded by the coding sequence GTGTTGGAAAACGAAATACTATACGATGATGGACAACATAAGTTCTTCTTTCTAGGATGGGAAGAAAAGGAAGAAGAAATTGTACAGACGAACCAATATTTGATATTGGATGGCGACGAAGGAGTGCTGCTAGATCCTGGAGGAGCACATGTGTTTCCAAGAGTCATGTCGAATGTTGCTGAAATAACGGATTTATCCAAAATAAGGCATATTTTTTATACACATCAAGATCCAGATGTTACCTCCGGTATTCTTCTTTGGCTTTCCATATGTGAAAAAGCGAAGATATACATTTCTTCTCTGTGGGTGAGATTTCTACCACACTTTGGGATCTTCGATCAAAGAAGAATTGTACCGATTCCAGACTCGGGAACAAGAATAAGACTTTCAAGTGGAAGAGAGTTGGAAGTTCTCCCAGCCCATTTTTTACATTCTACAGGAAACTTTGTACTCTACGATCCTGTTTCAAAAGTTCTCTTTTCTGGTGATATTGGAGCTGCTGTTTTCGAAAAAGGGAAAAGATATAGATACGTAGACGATTTTGAAAAGCACGTTCCTCTCATGGAAACTTTTCACAGGAGGTACATGTCATCCAACATCGCGTGTAGAAGGTGGGTGGAGATGGTATCGAAAAGACCCATAGAAATAATTGCGCCACAACATGGTGCCGTGTTCAGAGGAGAGACGGTAAAGAAATTTCTAGAGTGGTTTAGAAATTTGAAATGCGGTGTCGATATAATCGACAGCTTCTACATGTGA
- a CDS encoding methyl-accepting chemotaxis protein — protein sequence MKEVMEKLISAFFAENTIISFTSQLDEALSRKLRKIQVRVENVKDRFLELNKFFQKMVEDFQSKSEKLVSTIQDMERMNKDIVEELKRSGTDVDQVVTKVKEATSQISKTLENIRSIEELVQNIMKIARETNILALNATIEAARAGEAGRGFSVVANEVQNLSNETNKVTKQIVEKTKDIIESTQRSLENLEFMANLFETIGKTLQNMIQFMEKNIGLLQDIKNTFDESSKTLTEESGEINNATEVLEETTRGFTTITRVINSIVSAQKKLKDLKI from the coding sequence ATGAAAGAAGTCATGGAGAAACTGATATCCGCTTTCTTCGCAGAAAACACAATCATCTCGTTTACCAGTCAGCTCGACGAAGCACTCAGCAGAAAACTGAGAAAAATACAAGTTCGAGTTGAGAACGTTAAAGACCGTTTTTTGGAACTCAACAAATTCTTTCAAAAAATGGTGGAAGATTTCCAATCTAAGAGCGAAAAATTAGTTTCTACAATTCAAGACATGGAAAGAATGAATAAAGACATTGTAGAAGAACTCAAAAGGTCCGGAACGGATGTCGATCAGGTTGTCACAAAAGTAAAAGAAGCGACTTCCCAAATATCGAAAACACTGGAGAACATTAGATCCATAGAGGAACTGGTTCAAAACATAATGAAGATCGCTCGAGAAACGAACATATTGGCTCTGAATGCAACTATAGAAGCCGCACGTGCTGGAGAAGCGGGAAGGGGTTTCAGTGTTGTGGCAAACGAAGTTCAAAATCTCTCCAATGAAACGAACAAAGTAACAAAGCAAATAGTTGAAAAAACAAAAGACATAATAGAATCCACCCAGCGATCCCTCGAAAATCTAGAATTCATGGCAAACCTATTCGAAACAATAGGAAAAACTCTTCAGAACATGATCCAATTTATGGAAAAAAACATTGGACTTCTTCAAGATATAAAAAACACGTTCGATGAATCGAGTAAAACGTTGACAGAAGAAAGTGGAGAAATAAACAACGCAACAGAAGTTTTGGAAGAGACGACGAGAGGATTCACAACAATCACCCGGGTAATAAACTCCATAGTTTCCGCTCAAAAGAAGCTAAAGGATCTGAAAATTTAA
- a CDS encoding glucose 1-dehydrogenase: protein MLAGKVAIVTGGGQGIGAAIAQLFAENGMKVVIAEIDEEAGQEREEILRSKGLDAVFVKTDVSDEESVKNMVKKTVEIYGGIDVLVNNAAIMSVKSIFERTLEEWERVIKVNLTGPYICSRYCAEHMIKRNGGVIINIASTRAFQSEPNTEPYSASKGGLIALTHSLAVSLSKYRIRVVSISPGWIETSEWKKRSLRRKPELRSIDHEQHPAGRVGNPLDIAHLCAFLADNEKAGFITGVNFTVDGGMTIKMIYEE from the coding sequence ATGCTTGCTGGAAAAGTTGCCATCGTTACAGGCGGAGGTCAAGGAATAGGGGCGGCAATTGCCCAACTCTTTGCTGAGAACGGTATGAAAGTTGTGATCGCAGAAATAGACGAAGAGGCAGGTCAAGAAAGGGAGGAAATATTGAGATCAAAGGGTTTAGATGCTGTATTCGTGAAGACGGACGTTTCAGATGAAGAGTCCGTGAAAAATATGGTGAAAAAGACGGTGGAAATTTATGGGGGAATAGATGTTCTTGTCAACAACGCCGCGATTATGTCCGTGAAAAGCATTTTTGAAAGAACTTTGGAAGAATGGGAAAGGGTCATCAAAGTGAACCTCACAGGGCCATATATTTGTTCACGCTACTGTGCAGAACATATGATAAAACGCAACGGAGGTGTGATCATAAACATAGCGAGTACCAGGGCCTTCCAATCGGAACCTAACACAGAACCCTATTCTGCTTCCAAAGGAGGGCTCATTGCCCTCACACATTCTCTCGCTGTAAGCCTTTCAAAGTACCGGATAAGAGTGGTGAGTATCAGCCCAGGTTGGATCGAAACGTCGGAATGGAAGAAGAGGTCTCTGAGGAGAAAGCCCGAACTCAGATCAATAGATCACGAACAACATCCTGCAGGAAGAGTGGGAAATCCTCTGGATATCGCTCATCTTTGTGCCTTTTTGGCAGACAATGAAAAGGCTGGTTTCATCACGGGGGTAAATTTCACAGTTGACGGTGGAATGACGATAAAGATGATTTACGAGGAGTGA
- the crcB gene encoding fluoride efflux transporter CrcB, which yields MEYIVVAVGGSLGAVLRYFLSKMINSLFPFTYIPLGTVVVNSIGSFILSFLMFSSIFRLVISEKIILFFGTGFLGAFTTFSTFTYETLSLIEEDPLRGINYVIINLFFGITCAYLGMILGRGKIS from the coding sequence GTGGAATACATTGTGGTTGCCGTCGGAGGATCGTTGGGGGCAGTTCTTCGCTATTTTCTCTCCAAAATGATCAACTCACTGTTTCCGTTCACCTATATTCCTCTCGGCACTGTTGTTGTGAACTCCATTGGTTCTTTTATTCTCTCATTTTTGATGTTTTCTTCTATTTTCAGATTAGTTATCTCTGAAAAAATCATCCTGTTTTTCGGAACGGGTTTCCTCGGGGCCTTCACCACGTTTTCTACTTTCACCTATGAAACACTCTCGCTCATTGAAGAGGATCCATTGAGAGGAATAAATTACGTGATCATCAACTTGTTTTTCGGAATCACCTGCGCCTATCTTGGAATGATATTGGGGAGGGGGAAGATCTCGTGA